AAATTTGAAAAATCTTTTCCTCCATTGATTATTACATTTCCTTTATTGTCTACTGCATAATTTAATTTAGGTTCTATAGCTAAGCTTAAAATGCTTAAAAAACAACTAAATAAAATAATCTTCTTCATTTAAAACATCTCCCTCTTTAATTCTACCCCCCCCCATTTATTTTCAAGACTTTTTTATATTAGTTATTTTTTAGGTCTAACTTTTGGGGATCAGTTCATATTATTTATTTTTAATTAAAATTTCTAATTTCTTTTCTAATTCTTTAATACGTTTTTCTGAATTTTCTTTATATTCAATTAGTTCTTTTATTTTCTTATCTATTTCTTGTTGACGCTTTTCATATTTTTCTATTTTTTCATTAGCAAACTCTAATTTCTCAGTTAATTTTTTTACATTTAATTTGTCAATATTATGTCCATCTACATCACCAAGCATAACTCCAGCACCAATACCTAATGCAAGATTTCCCTTATTGTTTACTGAACCACTTAATTTATATGTAAAGTTTTGCTTATCATTTGTTCCACTAAAGCCAATAGCAATTGCATGATAACTACCATAGTATCCATATGATGCTGCTAAGCTAAACTTCTTATCTCCTGATACATTAGGTAAATTAGCTATAGCTACTGCATTTGATACACCACTTAATGCTAGATCTGATTTTTTATTAATACCTTCTATTTTTTTATCTACTTCTTCATTTGCACCTTGGTTTTGTATACTCTTTTGGAGTTTCTTCAATTGTGCAACTGTTACTGCTTCATCATCTTCTGCACCATCTGCTAGACCTTGGATTCTTCTTTTTATTTTTTCTTCTCCAACAGATACTGCATATACATCTTTTGTTTTTTGATCTGTTAAATATCCTTTATTTTTAATTTCTTTAGTAGTACTAAATGAACCTAATGCTACACCATAACTATTATATACTTTAGAAGCAACCCCAATAGCTGTTCCAAATTCTATAGAATTATTGTCTTCAGCCAAAATTTTTGCTCTTAATTTCATACTTTCTATATACCATTTTTTATTTTCTTTATTTTGATCAATTTTAGCTATTTCATCAAATTCTTTTTTATACTTTTTCTTTATTTCATCATTTTGTATTAATTGATTATAATAATACTGAATATTATTATATTTAATATACTCTTCTTCTTTTTGTTTATCACCTACATATGATGTTACACCTAAAGTAACAGACCCTTTACCAAACGCCTTAGACATAGCACCAACCGTTGTACTAATTTCTCCTGCATATGATGAACCTCCCAAGGCTGTTGATGCTGAATTAATAGCATATGAACCTGCACCTAAAGCTGTTGACATCATATCAAAAGCATTGGCTTGAGTCCCAACTGCTGTTGAAAGAAATCCTAAAGTTGTTGCTTGATATCCAATTGCATTAGATGAATGTCCTGCTGCATATGCTTCATAACCAATACTACTATCATCAGCCTTTTCTGCATATGCCCTATTACCTACTGCCATTGCCCCTAATCCTAGTGCCCTTGTATCATATCCTATAGCCATAGAACCATCCCCACGAGCTCCATCATTGTTATAATTTGCAAATTTTTCTGATTGTGGATTATTGGGAAATGTAGAAAAATAATGTAATCCATTATCAATATTTATAGTATATGACTTATTATTTTCATCAATAATTACAGTCTTATATTTTCCCTTTTCATTATTATCTATTTTAGCATACTCTTCTTCTGTTAAAACTTTTTTATTTTGTCCATTAACATATACTTTAATAGTGTCAGCATATCCTATACTTGAATAGAATAAAAATTGTAATATAGTTAACACCATTAATTTTGTTTTATATTTTAAACTATATCTCATATTTATACCCTTCATATATTATACTTTTTTTATTTATTTTTAATAATCGCTCTTAATTCTTCTATAATTTCTTTTAATTCTTTTATCTCATTTCCTTGCTTTTTTAAATTTTGTTTAATTAATATGTTTTCGTTAGTTAATTTTTCAATTTTCTTATCCTTATTATCAACACTTCCAAGCATCACTCCAGCTCCAACTCCAAGTGCAAGATTTCCTTTTGTATTTACTGAACCACTTAATTTATATATAAAGTTTTTCTTATCATTTGTTCCACTAAAACCTATTGCTACTGAATGTGAGCCTCCATAATAGCCATATGCTGCTGCTAAATTAAACTTTTTATCTCCACTTACTTGTGGTAAGTTAGCTATAGCTACTGCATTTGATATACCTCCTAAAGCAAGATCAGATTTTTTGACTACTTCTTTAACATCATCTTGTAGTTTTGATTTAATTTCATTTAATTGACTTACATTTACTGCATCTTTTTCTTTGACACCGTTAGCTACATTTG
The sequence above is drawn from the Sneathia sanguinegens genome and encodes:
- a CDS encoding YadA family autotransporter adhesin, which gives rise to MRYSLKYKTKLMVLTILQFLFYSSIGYADTIKVYVNGQNKKVLTEEEYAKIDNNEKGKYKTVIIDENNKSYTINIDNGLHYFSTFPNNPQSEKFANYNNDGARGDGSMAIGYDTRALGLGAMAVGNRAYAEKADDSSIGYEAYAAGHSSNAIGYQATTLGFLSTAVGTQANAFDMMSTALGAGSYAINSASTALGGSSYAGEISTTVGAMSKAFGKGSVTLGVTSYVGDKQKEEEYIKYNNIQYYYNQLIQNDEIKKKYKKEFDEIAKIDQNKENKKWYIESMKLRAKILAEDNNSIEFGTAIGVASKVYNSYGVALGSFSTTKEIKNKGYLTDQKTKDVYAVSVGEEKIKRRIQGLADGAEDDEAVTVAQLKKLQKSIQNQGANEEVDKKIEGINKKSDLALSGVSNAVAIANLPNVSGDKKFSLAASYGYYGSYHAIAIGFSGTNDKQNFTYKLSGSVNNKGNLALGIGAGVMLGDVDGHNIDKLNVKKLTEKLEFANEKIEKYEKRQQEIDKKIKELIEYKENSEKRIKELEKKLEILIKNK